The Kluyveromyces marxianus DMKU3-1042 DNA, complete genome, chromosome 7 DNA segment GTTGGAGGATGCAAGGTTCCAGACTTTAGAGCAGAAGCTCCAGCAGTCTGGCTGGGTTTCGAGCCAGGAGCTGGGTTATTTGCGTCAGAAACGGGTTGTGATCAACAGGCAATGGGcagaaagaatatcattTTACCAGAACAAGTTGGAGGAGGAATAGTAGTGATAAGCGTATTGTGTGTGTGGCTAGcaaatagaaaatatatataaatataaataaatatcTATATAGAGATGAAGTAATTCACGAAATATTTATGTGGCTATAGAGCTGGTTGGTGTTGGTTGCTCACATCTCTGTTCACATCTCTGTTCACATCTCTGTTAGGGGTCGGGGTTGTGCCGAGAGATGCGAGTGCTGATAATTTCACGTGACTAAGGTTTTGTTGGTGACCGGATCCATAATAAAAACTAAACAAATGTCTATACGATACGAtgtatgatgatgatgatacaTAGTAATAGGCATGTGATATATACTTGAAGAACTGAAATTTTCGATTTGTAACGGCAACTAAAACTACAACCCGCTACgtttcttgattttgtcTAGGAGTTCTCGGGACTTGATTTCGTTCAATTCCTGGAGCTTCTCTTTCCAGTAGTTATTTTCGCTGATCAGGGTGTCGATAGTGTCGTACATTGCGTTAATATCCTTTGTAAGCTGTTTAAGCTGCTCTAGCTTTTCTTTCTCGCGCTGTTTCTTGCGGATACGGAACCTGGCGGAAGCCTCTGTGTTCTTGCGACGTTTCTCGAGCTGTTTCCAGAGCGGGTCGTCTACATTGTCTGGGCTGACGCTTCGGGCACTACTGGGTGCAGACTCCTGGGGTGCTGTTTCTGGACCTTTGGTGGGCTGAGTCTGAGTCTCGCTCTTGATGGGCTGAGGCTCTACCTTGTCAGTGGGTTCAGTCCCAGTCTCACTTtttgtagtagtagtagtagtagtagtagtagtagtttcCTCAGTGAGGTCCCGTAACTTTGAAATATCGCCTCGATTGACGGCCTCAATGATGTCCTTGGCGTTGTCGCTGCtcaccagcagca contains these protein-coding regions:
- the MET28 gene encoding Met28p — its product is MTVGMASAADKGHVLARNGEKTEEGKLDEILLRGLQSSSDEQAGTGSASGSTSTSTSANNYTVSKTGDSQRKVSVSVPSDETEGSSSSSSSRQADLSLQVRELINNNSELGSRLLSLLLVSSDNAKDIIEAVNRGDISKLRDLTEETTTTTTTTTTTKSETGTEPTDKVEPQPIKSETQTQPTKGPETAPQESAPSSARSVSPDNVDDPLWKQLEKRRKNTEASARFRIRKKQREKEKLEQLKQLTKDINAMYDTIDTLISENNYWKEKLQELNEIKSRELLDKIKKRSGL